The sequence CTTCCATCTTGTGTAAACGGGTGAAAGCGTTCGTGTTGACACGGAGGTCCTGCCCGTGCCGGTGGGGACATGCGGAGAGCCGCCGTCGTTCGATGGAGCGGGGACGGCGATTCGGAAGACGGTAGAAAAAAATAGTGCTGAGGAAGCAGGCCTTGATGTCTTCGGGGGACGCTGAAGTTGGTGGGAATCACGAGCACAGAAACATAGGATGCTGTTTCCTTCAGGAATATGTTGCTAAAAATATGTTGCTGTTCCCGGAATTTATAGTCAAAATGGGTATTTCTCATCTCTCAACCCACTGTCTGGTATGAAGTTTTGAGGCGTTTTACAGCAGTCTGAGTCAGAAGCCCTGCAGATAGCTGCAtccagaaaaatcagtttagaTATATTTTGCTGAGATGGTGTACATTATTACAATTATTTCTGCTTAGTATTGAGACAATAAAATCTGAAATCTGTTGTGCCTATGTGCTTCTGTTATGAAAATCTTTCCATATAGCATCAATATAGATTGTACTAGAAAAGtgtacaaaaaaagagaaaactttcacttctttaaaaatttcAACCGACGTTTCTGGCACTAAGTTTCAACAACAAAAGAGAGGTCCTAAAAGGTGTGCATCGTTCCAGCTGATCTGTTAGCCCACAAAAGGGTATTCTGTTGCCCTTTTAATCTGCTTCTCTTTAGTGAATTTGATTTGCTATATATCTGCTGGAATAAACTATACCACAGTGCAATTATAATTTAGTGTTTTATACCTTGCAGATGACGTTGTAATACAATACAGtgcttcctcttttgtttttccaTCTACAGTATCTCCTCCAAAGTTCATTTTTCTCAGCCTTTGTGTTTGCTATGTCACAGTAAATCCTTCTGTTGAAATTTCAGCGACTGTTGCAATATTTGTAGGAATGTTCTGTCCACCAAAGTCAAAAGTTGGCTCGTTCTGTTCTCACTATCTGCTGCAATTATACAGTTTCACTGTATATGGACAAACCATAAATTATAAGAATTATTATTTCAGACTTAGTTCCAAAATATAGTCCCCATTTCTGGTATAAAGCAGCCAAGTGTGTATAGCTTTAAAAGTCAAAgacaagtaataataaaaaatggcaTATGAAGGCTGGGAAACTCATAGGGAGCCAGGAACCCAGTTCCTCTTTTTCTGCCCCACTTTCCCAAGAATGTtccaaataaattcattttttcttcttggccCATTCAGgttttttctcttgcaaaattgTCTGTTAATTTTATGCATgtcttttttgtcattttcttctcAATCCCTTCTTTACTTAGggacccttccccccccccatcccttaTGCCAGGAAGAGAttcccagaaaataaatgttgagTTCTTTGCCTTAGAAATCTCATGGATCTCACTAGCTGTGGGAGAAGGATTACCACTTTCAGCTCCTGAAGTTACACTGGATGCATGAGAATCTCAATATATGGTCATCACATTTTTGTGTTTGCAGAGAGAAACTTGAGaatataaaatttgaaatttcTATTGTCAATCAACAAGTGTAGgcactttttaaataaaatgctaaaaaaaataacaaaaatctggaatgattctgctttttaatgtttAGTGTTGGCAGTACACCCTCCTGTTTATATTTACCTTGTAAAGCATTTTTGTGCAGTTTCTggattaattattaattattttaacacACACATGAAGAGCAGATGCCACCTTACTATAACTCCCATTTGGAAACTGCCAGCATTAGTAATGGCAATGTAAGAAGAGAGATGAGCTGCCTGGGTGAACAAGATACTCTTTCAAGAACTTGAGGTGTAGGCAAGCTCTGGAGTGATgaatgttttaacatttaatCTGCTCCTACCTATTGTACTTCAAAGGCTCTAGAGTGAGCAGCCTGTACCCAAACTGGCTGTATTTCTGCCATATTTTTGTTAATAGGCAATGACACATCAGACACACTCATGCATTAAAGAAGGCACATGACACCTCGTTCAAATGTGTGTCGCCATGATTAAAGATAACTGCCAAGTGACTTAGGCAAATACGCTTAGAGTGCCATTTAGCCATTCACCTTGGAACCAAATAActattctttcattttatgtctCCTAAAATGCAGCTCTGCCCCTCTACAGTGATGCAGTAATATATGCCAAAAGCATTATCCTCAAGTGACAATCTCCTTGTGCGAATACCTCCCAATGTCTCCCGATCTGTATTATAGAGACAACTTGCCTTAGAGATTCAAAAATCCAGTCTCCTCAAACCCGCAAAGCTTAATATGTTCAACTTCTATTTGGCATTCCAATCTTACTTGGAGCTTTCTACCTGTAATGGTTAGTTCTCATATAGCAATTCTAATAAAGTGAGCACAAATTAAATCGTAAAGAAAATTATTCCATATATAGGGATGGGAAAACGGAAGCATTTGTTGTTAGTTCAGTATCACAACGTAGTGCCAGGTTCAGAAGAACCCATGTATTTGTCCTAGGCTGCTGCTCTGTTCACTCATCATTACTGTCAAGGAGGAATAAAACCGTAAGTATGAAGACTGGGGAAGACAGAATTATTCTTTAAGGTAGCTTGAAACGTTTCACCGTAGTGGATGGAATTATGTCTTCCTGTCATTCACTGCTAAGCAGACACTTCTGAGATGTAGTCAAAGCCTGTGAGAAATCTGTGGAAATCGTGAGTACATCACTTTTAGCTCAGCGCTGGAGAAATCCACCCTTTAAGCACCTACCACTCTGTTCTTCTCACTTCCATAAGTTCATGAGTGTGATGCAATTATCCTCGATTCAAGCTAGTAAAATTGAGATCAGAATTAGATTGCTACCTCAACTTTTGAAGTGATAAATGATAGTTTGAGGACAGAATCAGTGAAAATCCAGCCTTAGAGGCAGCCAATATCAAGAGGCATCAGGGTTACAGAATAATGTGACATTTGTATAAGCAGCAGTATTACCCTAGCTTTAAGGAAAACTTAATATTTTcctcaaaaagaaagaagactgaTTGGATGGAGGAGCACATTAAACTGTCATATACACGCTGGCTATCATTTATATCTACAATTTTAttcaagctatttttttctttcctctcaggTATTGTTATTCCCCCTTTTCACTTTTTCTAAATCCAACCATTTAAACCTCCATTTTGTGGAGTCCACTTCCTGCCATGTCTTCAGCATGTTTTCTCTCGTCTCAGAGTTCGTCCTATGCCCTACCTTTGTAGTCCACATATGTAGACATCTATGTGTTTTTGAATGTGGGAAGATAAAAGCTGAAGTGGTGAATGGTGTCAAATGCATGTAGACGTTGGGCCACTTCAACGGCACTGTGCCCTGCGAGCAAGATCTGGGCCTCAGTTTTCAAGTTTCTCTTGAAAACAGTTGCTCAGTGTTCTCTATCTTGCATACGGTTTCCCCCAAGCTATAGTCTGCTTTTTTAACACACAaaattcctcttccatttcttcttttcactgGTAAGTTGgtattttttgtactttttcccATGGTCCAGAACAGCTTTCCTGACTGACTGCATCTGACTGACCGTCTACATCTGGCTTCCCTGTGTACAAACACAGCGCAGAGCCACACAAAAATAAGAACCAAAGCATCACAACTTCTTGCAGCTCATTTGTCCTACTAAGCAGCAAAGTATTTTAACCCAATGGCAGCATTGCTGTACTACTTCCAGTATTTGCGTCACCATGAGGACCTGCGTGTGCAGACTATTTGGCCACAGACATACCTGCAGTGTCAGTGCCTGGTGCATGTCAGGCCTATGCAGGGACCTGAGTAGATCACAGTagtttaacagaaataaattgaGAAGTTGAGCTGGGTAAGTCATTGTAGAACTACTCTGTGGACACCTTTTACAGCAGTTTCCATCCCTTATTGAGTGATTTAGCTTGCATCAGTGAATCTCAAAGGTTTTATAGCTGACTCCTATGGAAAGCTcctgaaaaaggaaatgaattcTTACAAGGCTGTACCACAATATAAAAGTTGCATAAAACgctttcattgattttttttcttccattttcttgatTGCATAATAGAAGAATCCCTATTTCTGTGTGCTATTGTCTTTGTGAAAATCAGTATGTGTATAAAATGCAGCCTTGACAGACAGCATTTCCTCAGATCTAACAAAATTACTACCAAGGAGCCATTTTTCTTGCCACAAAGATGTTTTAAGACATTTTACAGCTGCAGATCAGGTATCTCATTGTAGCCTCTTCATGGATTTAGCAGGGTGCAGGCAACTACTGGATCATCGCAGATAACTGAGGCTTCAGAGATCAGCTCCTTTCTTTAGAGTCTGCTGTGTTCTGTTCCCTAATATAACTAcagtttcatttttgtgttttttaaaagtttctttagagttacaaagaaaaaaaatcagattgccAATTTATCCTTAATTGGTGTGATTTTTACCTTGTTTAAAAGCAgcacaagtaatttttttctgagatgagAATGTTCTCCATCTCATCTAAGCACTGATTCGGAAGTTTTAATTACAAATCAGGTGGAAACATCATTCGTtttttgcagctggagagagtGGTTAAGAAAAGAGAGGCAGCAACTAGGTGATGTTTGCCCCTGCAGAACATAAAAGTGAGAAGGGCAGTTCCCATCACAATCTGCACATGTTACTGTGCCCTGATGCTCAGAGCAGGCTACGGCTCTTGCTTCCTTATGGTGTAGAATGGGAAAATACTACTACTTTTTCCTAAATTTGATCCCCATGCCGCCTGGACAGTCTTGGTTCCTCTCTAAGTCCTGGGACTTCAGTTACCTCAGTTTcacattttccttctcctgtgCTGAGTTAGCAAACAGagtgagcagcagcaggagcaggagcagcaaaggggggagcaggaggaacGCGGGTGCTTTCCCTGTCCTGCAGGAATTGCTTTGGTTGCTCTGTATCTTTAAGGGGCTGACCCTATCCCACGGTGAGCCATTATAAAGGCAGGTAAGCAGCAGTGCCCTGATCTAGGAGCTGAGAGCAAGgcagggtgcagctcccctgtaaTGACTGGCCACCACAGTTGGGGATATGGGCAGGATGACGGTAGGTTATAGCATTTCCATGCTGCATCTATCTTCCCCCACTCATTTTCTTTCTAGAACTGTTGCCTaagccctgcagagctgcctgcgtTTCAATGTCTGCAAGCATCAAGTATATACAGCAGGTAATTAATTACTTTATGGATAATAAATAGCACCCGGAAAGTGGCACCAAAAGATGCTCAAACTTATGCCTGCTGCCTTTCATTGTTGCAATCAATGTTCCAAAACTGAGGGAACCAGTGCTGAGTGGTTGCTTTTCAGGCTGCAGATATTACAGATGGGTCCATTTCAAAAAAGCTGTTATGAAAAGGATTAACTGTGTCTGTCTCTCCGAAAGCAATTCTTGTAAGTAAAGAAGATTTAGTAGAGCAGTAGTAGATCTTCTGATCCTGTGCAGCTGTTGAAAAGTGATATCTAGGCTTCCATAGGAGTGAATAAAATAAGGTGTATGTTATATATTTCTAGAACATCAATAAATTGTACAGATCAGTATCGGAGATCTCTTATAGAACAATTTATGCTTTCTGATTTGACAGCTTTTAATTTAGTCATCCTCCTTTGCTTCCCACCTCTAAGAATGTGTGTCACAGAGTGAGAGGATATGTGAACCTACTGAAAGATTCCTACAATAGTGTTTTATAGCACCTGTATCCTTTACAGAGAAGGATGGATGAGTGACTGGTGTTGTCCAATAAGACAATCTTCTGCATAACCTTCAGGAGTCTCTCTCGCTTTTGACGGCAGTTATTTTATCTGCTGAGTATCCAATAAGTCTTCTGCATAACCTTCAGGAGccagtctctctctctcaacaGCAATTATTTTAGTTTCTGTGAGTTCAAAAGCAAGTTTGAACGCTAAGTGAAGCTGGTTAGTGCTAGTAGATAGTGTTATGTGTTTGGGCAGATAGGTAGTAATAATAAAGCCATGTATATTCTTCCAAAGCTCATGAGAGACAAATTACATTGCCTAAGCTTGTGTAACCGCATTTAAATCCTAAATCTGCTTTTTAGGCAGGCTAAGAAAAGATACTGTTTTATAAGCTTAGCTTTTTCAGAAAATGCCAAAGACAAATAGGAGCATAATAGATTACTGATTTTGTTACATAAACTCAAGGAGAGTAAATACCTGtgcttgattaaaaaaagtttccacTTGTGAAAGTGTGTGAGAATGCTACAATTAAAAATATGCTTCTTAGGAATCTTAAAGTAAAATTGTTACTGTTAATACTTTCTGAACATAAGCAGTAAAAGAATTTAATTGCTCTTGCACTACCATACCAAAGTAGAAAAAGAAGTGGTAAGAACAAGTAATTATTTGATACAGACAAGGTTTTGTTATCTCAAACACCATAAGAATGTTccagctctggcagcagagagCTGTGTTATTAAATTGGTCTTTCTCCCCACTCTATTGGGGTCAGGAAGTCCAAAAATGTTAATTATCACACTATACCCTTCACTCAGGGCAGAGAGATACCATAATGGGCATGAGTGAAGAATGAAGCTGCCTCAAAGATTTACTGCAGTcataaaatggttttaaaaataactgcataGTCAGTAGCTAAGAGATTGAGTCATCTGCATCTAATTTGAATCACCGGAGCTTTTATGATATCTTTCCCAGGAAGaattaaatgctgtttctttgggggaatgtatgtgtgcatgcaagTGTATTTACACCTGCACCCACCTTGGAAGGTCTTCAGATACCTTAGCAACGTAATTACAAACTCCACAGAAAAATCAGTGGCACAAGTAACTGAGGATACAGCTGTCTGTTGATGTGCTGTGATTTCCTCAGTGTGTTTTGTACAAAGTATTTAAATCCCCCGTCTTGTTGCAGCCTGTTTGTGCTAATAAAAACACACCAGCTTAGAATGTAAGTAAACGCCTTGGCTAACAAATTTTCAAGTCACTCCTGCTCAGCAACCTTTACTTCAAGCCTCATAAAAACCTGTAATGATTATTTTGTATATAGGAGAAAATAACGgtgctttcctttctttccttttgaaggaCCTTCAGAGTGGCACAAATCTTATCCTATTGCACAAGGGAATCGCCAGTCACCTATTGATATAGCTTCTGCAAGAGCAGTTTACGACCCTAATCTGAAGCCACTTATTCTCTCCTATGAATCGTGTACATCTCTCAACATCTCCAACAATGGCCATTCAGTTATGGTTGAGTTTGAAGATACTGATGACAAGACAGGTGAGACTAACACACAGCCAACTAACTTGGAATACCGTTTTGTGACTTAGTGAGGGAAACAATTAAGTACATCCTGTATAGTCTATTTTATATGATGTATCATTTCAGTTTAGAACAAGGCATATGACCAGAGCCCTTTATATTTTGTCTTCTCGAGCCTCACATTTCTTGTCTTCACATGACAAGTTGCAACGCAGTATTGCACAGCAGAATAGTGtttctgcattaggaaaagctCTTGCATCAGGAAAATCAGAAGTTTGTTTGCAGTGCTTCCCTTTTAAACGGGGATTGCTGGTTTGCTAGACAGGGAATCCATGCATCTCTCCAGCACTCCTAGACCACATCCAGCACGCAGAGTAGGTATGTACACTCCTCACTGCCCTGTTTCCATGGTCATCTGACTCAAAGGTGCTAACACACATGCCAGCTCTGTCTGGCTCACTGCCCAGTTTCCATCCACaggggcagggaagagaagaggatTAGCAGAGATCAGGTCATACAGCGTAGTCACCATAGTCGTAGTCCACTACACCAAGTTGTATCTGGACCAGTCACTGTTACCttgcattgttttcttctttcctccctgcctcaTAGCAGTTCACTTTCTTCAGAAATTATAAAATCTTCAGCTAATTCTGAGTTGGTAGCAGCTTGTGGATGTTGGACTATCTGCAATTGTATGTTATTCTTGTCTTTTAGCTCTTGGCAGAGAATATACATGCTTTAAGTGGTTGATTACTTCTGTTAATTCTACTTCCATGGTAGACCTTGCTTTTACATCTGGGGGGTTAGAGGAAGAGCATTCAAATGGAGATGATGAAGTAGCTGACAAATGGAaagagtacattttaaaaaaacactctGAACAATTTTTAAACCTATCAGCTGATTTAATCTTCCATTTGGGTGTGTTTATTGATTCTAGCTAAATAGGACATCCTAGATACTCAAAACAAGTTACTTTTTCTGTGATGTGACTTGTCTGTGCTGGTAACCCTTTGAAATAAGGGCTGGGGGTTAAAATTCCAGccattgtgttttaaaatttctcttctgGAATGAATCTAAGAAACTGCCCAACTGAATAGTCAGGTTTTTCAAGCATCTTTACTGAATTTGAAGAGAAGACTGGATGTGCATTTTCCAAAATCTTACTACACAGACCCATTAAGCATGTCACCCTACAAAGAACTTGTAAAATATATCTGGAAGTATTATCTTAGCTTGCTAATGACTTCTGTGCAATTCTAAGCTGAACTACATCTACGTAACAGTGAACTTTATCCAGCTTTAAGGTTAAGAACATCATCTATTACTCTGCATTTAGAGATAGACACAGACCACATGCAGGAATGAAGACCTCTGCCCTTTCTACACTAAGCACATGCCTTGTTTTAATAACACTTTCAAGGAAGATGACTGCTAGGAGTAGAAAACATGGTTTAAAGTGGTTTTAAGTTGTACTGAAATAGATTTAGTGACTCACAGCTCTGTATAAGTGGCACAACAGAATTTTGACAGTAACCCATCATAGCTAGATTTCCTAATAATGTTTGAGACAGGTGATGCATTCCATTGCTATGTTCAGAATCACATACTAGGAGCTACTTACATTCTTAAAACCTTTGCTTTGGCATGGCCAGTTTCCTGCATAAAGGCCAGCTGGAACTATGCACATGTGGTAGCACTGTGCAAGCCctagctttaatttttttaataaaatgttatgGACTACACTGCGGACAAGTGCTTTACAGAtactaaatgtaattttaattttcttatgtAAGAATTTGATCAGGTTTTCATGGCTGGGCAAAATTTATTTGATTTAGTGCCATATACAATTACAGGAGGATTACTGATGTTGTTGATAAAGTATCTTCTATAGGTGGCATCTTAAACATTCATCTGTTCTTAAGTGTTATTTCTAAATGATGTATGAAGTTTCTCTGTAGCATTTCCTCACCTTTATAAGGTGATTTGAGATTCTGAATGGTGTTGTGTAAAGTACAAACTATTATATTACCTCTTTTATGGGATGAGGTATTTAAAGGAAACGGAATATAGATAACCTCCACAGGAAGGGAAGACATTCTAAAGAGGAAATACTTACCTTGAGCATCAGGTAGACAATTCAGTTATCTACACTCTTTTGCACAAAATCTCAAGTAGcactgtcaaaaatattttaggtCCATGAGTTTGAAATTacgatttatttttttaatattcagcttGGATTTATTGTGTTTAACAAGAAAGGCATAACCATAACAAAGCTACCACATCTTCATATGTCAAACATACTCTTTCAAAACAGCTACAAAATTCTGTACAAGTAGCCACTCAAtgttttttaacttaaatttttACATGAATTCAGGTGCTTTCTATTAAGAAATCCAACCCTTCTAAATGTCTGGATGATGCATATCCTTGATATTGGCAACTGGGTGATGCTGCTGGCTTTTTTCCACTATTGAGCCAACAGTGGTTAGTTCTTACTAACGGGAAAGTAAAAAGCCAGAATGCTTaagctttttcctctctttttctgcctAGCAATCAGTGGTGGTCCCTTTGAGAATCCATTTCGGCTAAAGCAGTTTCACTTTCACTGGGGAACAAAGCACAGCCAGGGATCGGAGCATACAATTGATGGCAAACCTTTTCCATGTGAGGTAATGATGTGTTTTTACAGATGGGATTAGTTCATGCAAATGATGTTGACAAGTGACTTTGTCTGCAGTGGGGACTGCATGTCCCTTAGGATTCTGATTACTTACTCACCATGGTTAGGTCAGCACAGACTTCAATGCaaggaataaaattctcattGAAGTTTTCTGTTGATCACCCTGGTTTTTTAGAATGCAATCCTGTCCCTGCAGTGCAGCCCTTTCTCCAAGATTCTCAGTCATCTTACCCTATGCAAGGGGACACAGTTAGCCCCACAGTTTAGCTGCTGTGCTCACACAGCACCTCTAACAGCCCATTGCTGTGTAGTTTAGCCTGCTGCACACAATTGATTGCATGCTTTTACTCATACAGATAGGAAGGATATACTGACAAACAGGATGCTGAGAAGCCATGTATAGCTTCACTAcctggctgttgtggtttaacctggcaggcagctgaacaccacacagctgttcacttaCTCcctacagtgggatgggggagagaattaggaaaaagtaaaatttgtgggtcgagataaagacagtttaataggagagaaaaggaagggaaaaataattacgatgaaagaatacacaaaataagtgatgcacaatgcaatcgctcaccacccgccaactgatgcccagccagttcccaagcagcggtcactgcccccgcagctaactccccccagcttgacatgctgagcatgatgtcccatggtatgggatgtccctttggccagttggggtcagctgtcctggctgtgccccctcccagcttcttgtgcacctccagccttctcagtcggtagagcatgggaagctgaaaagtccttgactagtgtaagcactgcttagcaacaactaaaacatcggtgtgttatcaacattgttctcatactaaatccaaaacacagcactgtaccagctactaggaaggaaattaactctatccctgccgaaactagGACACTGGCACAGTTAGCTTAGGCTTCACTGATGATCACAACCTGTGAAATGACCATGCTGGTGCTATCCATAGCTTAGAAATGGCTTCATCTGAGGGCTCTTGAGAGTTCTGCAAAGCTAGGACAAGGCACAGGCCTTTCCCAGCACAATCTATCCCAAATACTACAGTAGCGTAGCATCCTGGAGTCTACCAGTAAGCACTGGAGCATAGTGCTTCATGGGATGAAGGCCCATACCAGGGAAGTTGGGTCACAGGTTAATGTCTGATTTGTTTCAAATTAAGGCTGATATATATAACTTTGTTTAGTGTCTGTCCATGCTTATGGACTGGTCCAAAAGACAGAACTTGCTCATCTTTCCAAAGATGCCTTTGGAGCAAAACCTACTTTCTGTTATGAATGACCATTAGTGCCTGTTAACATGAGACAACCTATGTTCACAGCTTCTATCACTAATTTGTTTAAttcttatttgttattttttctttaaagctccaCTTAGTTCACTGGAATGCCAGAAAATATGCAACAtttggagaagcagcagcagctccagatGGCTTGGCAGTAGTTGGTGTTTTCTTGGAGGTAAGAATCACAAAAATAGCATGTTTACATGATGAAAAGCGTTATGCTGTCAAGTGTTTGAGAACCAAGCCGCATATTTAAGAAGTGCTTAAGGAAAACAGATGACTTATTGGAAGCAGTAACTCATTGCAAATTGCTATTAAACTTACTTTAGTAGGAATGTTGAGATtcagataagaaaacaaaacctattCAAAGCATAATTATAGTAATACTTATTTAACCCGTCTATTCCATTATTTTAGATTGGGAAAGAACATGCCAATATGAACAGACTCACTGATGCTTTGTACATGGTAAAATTTAAAGTAAgttttaagctttttaaattttattgtttcTGGGTTATCCTTTAAAAATCAAGCTCATGTACATGTttgagacaaaaataaaaaatcacccACCACAAATCCTCCCATCATTAGAACATCACTGTAGCTGtattctcttcttctcttccaaagtTCAGTTTATTTGCCTAATTTCAGGCACCTCCCAAGGTTATGCTGACCCCACTGGTCATGCAGAGGTTCTACTTTTCCCAGAGTATCTGAAATAGAAAGCTCCATAACCCTTTAGGCTCAGCCCTTACACTCAGCAAAATAATCCTTTTCCACTTGCCTTCAACAAGTCAAAGCTGGCTGTCTATATTCTGCTGCAAAGATCTGTCAGGGACAATCTTAATGAGGTCCTGAGCTAGTCTATTCTTACAGTGATACCTGAAGGTGGTCTTTAACCAGATGTATCTGAGAGCTTTGAAGATTGATACATGCTGCACTTTCTCAAGTGCAGACTGATTAGACCACTACAAATGTTATCCTTTCTGGACTTACA comes from Aptenodytes patagonicus chromosome 11, bAptPat1.pri.cur, whole genome shotgun sequence and encodes:
- the CA7 gene encoding carbonic anhydrase 7; translation: MTGHHSWGYGQDDGPSEWHKSYPIAQGNRQSPIDIASARAVYDPNLKPLILSYESCTSLNISNNGHSVMVEFEDTDDKTAISGGPFENPFRLKQFHFHWGTKHSQGSEHTIDGKPFPCELHLVHWNARKYATFGEAAAAPDGLAVVGVFLEIGKEHANMNRLTDALYMVKFKGTKAQFRSFNPKCLLPLSLDYWTYLGSLTTPPLNESVTWIVLKEPIRISEKQLEKFRMLLFTSEEDQRIQMANNFRPPQPLNGRVVRASFKA